A region from the Sorex araneus isolate mSorAra2 chromosome 6, mSorAra2.pri, whole genome shotgun sequence genome encodes:
- the LOC129405997 gene encoding olfactory receptor 4C15-like: MVSVAALSVFQKIMQNQSFVTEFVLLGISQNSDVQKIAFVILLFAYIATICANLLIVAAIISNPVLVGSPMYFFLVFLSFLDACFISVNAPKIIVDCLYEKKTISYEGCMMQIFGQHFFTGAEMIVLTSMAYDRYVAICKPLHYTSIMNSRLCGILIGVAWAGGFLHSIIQLLFTLQLPFCGPNVIDHYICDLFPLLELACTDTYAVGLTIVASSGFFCILIFFMLLVSYSVILFSLRNHSAEGQRKALSTCGSHIAVVGLFFIPCIFEYARPPVSYSIDKIVVIFYTILPPLLNPLIYAFRNKEVKNAIRKLCSRLMIVSVEN, encoded by the coding sequence ATGGTCAGTGTGGCAGCTCTGAGTGTTTTCCAGAAAATCATGCAAAATCAAAGCTTTGTCACTGAGTTTGTTCTCCTGGGGATTTCACAGAATTCAGATGTTCAGAAGATTGCATTTGTTATATTACTTTTTGCCTACATTGCAACTATCTGTGCCAACCTGCTGATTGTGGCGGCCATCATCAGCAATCCAGTGCTTGTTGGCTCCCCGATGTACTTCTTCCTAGTTTTTCTATCTTTCCTGGATGCATGTTTCATTTCAGTTAATGCCCCTAAAATAATCGTAGACTGTCTCtatgagaagaaaaccatctcCTATGAAGGTTGCATGATGCAGATCTTTGGTCAACATTTCTTTACTGGAGCAGAGATGATTGTCCTCACATcaatggcctatgacaggtatgtggccatctgcaaacccttgCACTACACTTCTATCATGAACTCAAGGCTCTGTGGCATTCTGATTGGAGTAGCCTGGGCAGGGGGTTTTCTGCATTCCATTATacagcttctctttactttaCAACTTCCTTTCTGTGGTCCCAATGTTATTGATCACTATATTTGTGACTTGTTTCCCTTATTGGAGCTTGCGTGCACTGATACTTATGCTGTTGGCCTTACGATAGTGGCCAGCAGTGGATTCTTTTGCATCCTAATCTTCTTCATGTTGCTTGTGTCCTATAGTGTCATCTTATTTTCCCTGAGAAACCACAGCgctgaaggacagaggaaagccctctccacctgtggGTCTCATATTGCTGTTGTGGGTTTGTTCTTTATTCCATGTATATTTGAGTATGCGCGGCCTCCAGTTTCTTATTCCATTGACAAAATCGTAGTGATATTCTACACTATCCTACCACCTTTACTCAATCCTTTGATTTATGCTTTCAGGaataaggaggtgaaaaatgCCATTCGAAAACTGTGCAGCCGATTAATGATTGTTTCTGTTGAAAACTAA
- the LOC101539823 gene encoding olfactory receptor 4C15-like, with translation MKNQSLVTEFVLLGISQNSDVQKIVFFIFLFLYIATICGNLLIVAAIISNPALVGSPMYFFLVFLSILDACFISVTVPKMIIDCLYEKKTISYGGCMIQIFAEHFFSGAELIILTSMAYDRYVAICKPLHYTSIMNPRLCGILIGVAWAGGFLHSIIQLLFTLQLPFCGPNVIDHFICDLFPLMELACTDTYAFGLMIVANSGFFCILIFFMLLVSYSVILFSLRNHSAEGQRKALSTCGSHIAVVVLFFIPCIFEYARPPVSFSFDKMVEIFNTILSPLLNPLIYALKNKEVKNAITKLCSRFMIISVEN, from the coding sequence atgaaaaatcaAAGCCTCGTCACTGAGTTTGTTCTCCTGGGGATTTCACAGAATTCAGATGTtcagaaaattgtatttttcatatttttgtttctctatattgcAACTATATGTGGCAACCTGCTGATTGTGGCAGCCATCATCAGCAATCCAGCGCTCGTGGGCTCCCCgatgtacttcttcctggtttTTCTATCTATCCTGGATGCATGTTTCATCTCAGTTACTGTCCCAAAAATGATCATTGACTGTCTCtatgagaagaaaaccatctcCTATGGAGGTTGCATGATACAGATCTTTGCTGAACACTTCTTCTCAGGGGCAGAGTTAATTATCCTCACGTctatggcctatgacaggtatgtggccatctgcaaacccttgCACTACACTTCTATCATGAACCCAAGGCTCTGTGGCATTCTGATTGGAGTAGCCTGGGCAGGGGGATTTCTGCATTCCATTATACAACTCCTTTTTACTCTACAACTTCCTTTCTGTGGTCCGAATGTTATTGATCACTTTATTTGTGACTTGTTTCCCTTAATGGAGCTTGCCTGCACTGACACTTATGCCTTTGGCCTTATGATAGTGGCCAACAGTGGATTTTTTTGCATCCTAATCTTCTTCATGTTGCTTGTGTCCTATAGTGTCATCTTATTCTCCTTGAGAAACCACAGCgctgaaggacagaggaaagccctctccacctgtggGTCTCATATTGCtgttgtggttttgttctttattccGTGTATATTTGAATATGCGCGGcctccagtttctttctcctttgacaaAATGGTGGAGATATTCAACACTATCCTATCACCTTTACTCAATCCTTTGATTTATGCCTTGAAaaataaggaggtgaaaaatgCCATTACCAAACTGTGCAGCCGGTTTATGATTATTTCTGTTGAAAACTAA